A portion of the Nitrospira defluvii genome contains these proteins:
- a CDS encoding M48 family metallopeptidase — MPLVPNALCFGDGLPGAGAPCHVTVSDNGLTMVPVGDSVLREEAIAFTAMSVEAGGLDHDQLVVSWEAGASVRTLYLKDPALIVAFRRTAPQQLTAHLERAAEQVRRARHSHRLLWSSVLGVLVGLFLFLWFGSDLIVEWAVDRIPVEWEQKVGETVYQDFLSKETVLKEGPAVSAVQEMTQRLTEKIPNSPYKFQVSVVQSPVVNAFALPGGYVVVFTGLMNKAESGEEVAGVLSHELNHVLQRHGMERMVKMLGLAAVVGIVLGDQQGMLGLAKQLGMELATLKFGRAQETEADITGLRLLSDARIAPDGMIRFFERLSEKDKERVELLSTHPMSAARAERLKAELAALPKRAPDPFTFEWKLVQDSLGSSEHRK, encoded by the coding sequence ATGCCCCTCGTTCCCAATGCACTCTGTTTTGGTGATGGTCTGCCGGGCGCGGGTGCTCCGTGTCATGTCACGGTATCCGACAACGGGTTGACCATGGTTCCGGTCGGGGACTCTGTGCTTCGCGAAGAGGCTATCGCATTCACGGCCATGTCCGTTGAGGCGGGGGGGCTGGATCATGATCAGCTGGTGGTGTCGTGGGAAGCCGGCGCATCGGTCCGGACGTTGTATCTCAAGGATCCGGCCTTGATCGTCGCGTTCCGCCGCACAGCTCCGCAACAGTTGACCGCGCATCTTGAGCGGGCGGCCGAGCAGGTCCGGCGCGCGCGGCACAGCCATCGTCTGCTGTGGAGCAGCGTGCTTGGCGTGCTGGTTGGCCTGTTCCTGTTCCTGTGGTTCGGGTCTGATCTGATCGTCGAATGGGCGGTCGATAGAATCCCCGTCGAATGGGAACAGAAAGTGGGCGAAACGGTGTACCAGGACTTCCTGTCCAAGGAGACAGTCCTGAAGGAAGGGCCGGCGGTCAGCGCCGTGCAGGAGATGACGCAGCGGCTGACCGAGAAAATTCCCAACAGTCCCTACAAATTTCAGGTGTCGGTGGTGCAGAGCCCCGTGGTGAACGCCTTCGCCTTACCCGGAGGCTATGTGGTGGTGTTTACCGGTTTGATGAACAAGGCAGAAAGCGGCGAGGAAGTGGCCGGGGTTTTGAGCCACGAGCTGAACCATGTGCTGCAACGGCACGGCATGGAGCGCATGGTCAAAATGTTGGGGTTGGCCGCTGTGGTCGGCATTGTGTTGGGGGATCAGCAGGGCATGCTTGGCCTGGCGAAGCAGTTGGGTATGGAGCTGGCGACGCTCAAGTTCGGCCGCGCACAGGAGACGGAAGCCGATATCACCGGCCTTCGATTGCTCTCTGATGCGCGGATCGCGCCGGACGGCATGATCCGATTTTTTGAACGCTTGTCTGAGAAAGACAAGGAACGTGTTGAGCTGCTCTCCACCCATCCCATGAGTGCGGCCCGTGCGGAACGATTGAAGGCCGAACTGGCCGCGTTGCCCAAACGGGCGCCGGACCCGTTCACCTTCGAATGGAAGCTGGTTCAGGATTCGCTGGGTTCATCCGAGCATAGGAAATAG
- a CDS encoding alpha/beta hydrolase, translating into MSLLDQFFVYHPHPWEERDWSAAAGVPLEDVWFQAADGTKLFGWYAEQSAGSAVLLWCHGNAGNMIHRLDNLRALYRLGFSVFLFDYRGYGKSRGRPSEEGLYQDAIGAYDHLTRVRRIRPERLVIFGRSLGGAVAGELATQRPAMGLVLESCFPSIEAVARHHYLGLPVHWLLGASFRLEDRLPQLSLPKLFVHGDRDDIIPIELGQRAYAAAKAPKEWYVVQGADHNDVPTVGGRAYFTKLYEFISGVIGR; encoded by the coding sequence ATGAGTCTGCTCGATCAATTCTTCGTCTATCATCCCCATCCCTGGGAAGAGCGTGACTGGTCGGCCGCCGCCGGCGTGCCGTTGGAGGATGTCTGGTTTCAGGCTGCGGACGGGACGAAACTGTTCGGTTGGTATGCGGAGCAATCTGCCGGTTCTGCGGTCTTGCTGTGGTGCCATGGTAATGCGGGCAATATGATCCACCGATTGGACAATCTTCGTGCTTTGTATCGGTTGGGGTTCTCGGTGTTCCTCTTCGATTATCGTGGGTATGGGAAGAGCCGGGGGCGTCCGTCTGAAGAAGGACTCTATCAGGATGCGATCGGGGCCTATGACCATCTCACGCGTGTTCGTCGAATTAGGCCGGAGCGCCTGGTCATATTCGGTCGTTCGTTGGGCGGCGCGGTGGCCGGAGAATTAGCGACCCAACGACCGGCGATGGGTCTCGTGCTGGAATCCTGTTTTCCCTCAATCGAAGCGGTGGCGCGCCACCACTACCTGGGCTTGCCTGTCCATTGGTTGCTGGGGGCTTCGTTCAGGCTGGAGGACCGACTGCCCCAGCTTTCTCTACCCAAGCTGTTTGTGCATGGCGATCGTGATGACATCATTCCGATTGAATTGGGACAACGGGCCTATGCTGCCGCAAAAGCACCGAAGGAGTGGTATGTCGTGCAGGGTGCCGATCACAATGATGTGCCGACGGTCGGTGGGCGGGCCTATTTCACCAAACTGTACGAATTTATTTCGGGCGTGATCGGTCGATGA
- a CDS encoding metallophosphoesterase family protein has product MRIGVISDTHGLFDRAILRHFSGVDHILHAGDIGRGDVLAQLQRIAPVTAVSGNVDGFEASGVPVEQLVELVGHRIAITHRLYEGGRLTKDGMDLLARLRPAVCVYGHTHQPKAEWRDGVLLFNPGSAGPKRFHLPRAVGVLLLGHDSVESRHILLADRAE; this is encoded by the coding sequence ATGCGGATTGGGGTGATTTCGGATACGCACGGATTGTTTGATCGGGCGATCCTGCGTCATTTTTCCGGAGTCGACCATATTCTGCATGCGGGTGATATCGGCCGAGGGGATGTCCTCGCGCAGCTTCAACGAATCGCGCCGGTGACGGCGGTATCCGGCAATGTGGACGGATTCGAAGCAAGCGGCGTTCCGGTCGAGCAGCTCGTCGAGTTGGTGGGCCATCGAATTGCGATCACCCATCGTCTGTATGAAGGCGGGCGGCTGACGAAAGACGGGATGGATCTGTTGGCGCGCCTCCGTCCAGCGGTGTGTGTGTATGGGCATACGCATCAGCCGAAGGCCGAATGGCGAGACGGGGTATTGTTGTTCAATCCGGGTTCCGCCGGGCCGAAGCGGTTTCACTTGCCCCGAGCGGTGGGGGTGCTCCTGCTCGGCCACGATAGCGTTGAATCGAGACACATCCTCTTGGCCGATCGAGCGGAATAG
- the tdh gene encoding L-threonine 3-dehydrogenase, producing the protein MRALVKTAAQPGLTYTERQDPTPGPNDAVIRVKATSLCGTDAHIYNWDAWAHSRIHPPRTIGHEMCGEVVAVGTDVSLVKVGDYVAAESHLTCGACFQCRTGQAHVCKNYRILGVDLDGSFADYIVLPETVLWKTSPDIPPELACLQEPLGNAVDAALVEDLTGHTVLITGCGPTGLFAAAVARTAGAATIIVTDVSDYRLGLAKQVGVDHILNAGADSSEAIAAAIQEITNGEGVDASLEMSGHPTALHHAFRSVKNGGRVTLFGIPTGPVTFDLANEVIFKGIRVHGITGRRLFSTWYRLAGLFKAGLNIRPVLTHTFPLKDFAQGFELIKSGQCGKVVLFP; encoded by the coding sequence ATGCGTGCGCTCGTCAAAACTGCCGCCCAACCCGGCCTCACCTACACCGAACGCCAAGACCCAACACCTGGCCCCAACGACGCCGTCATCCGAGTCAAAGCGACCTCCCTCTGCGGAACGGATGCTCATATCTACAACTGGGACGCCTGGGCTCACAGCCGGATTCATCCGCCACGGACGATCGGACATGAAATGTGCGGTGAGGTGGTCGCGGTCGGAACGGATGTCAGCCTGGTGAAGGTAGGCGACTACGTCGCAGCAGAATCACATTTGACCTGCGGCGCCTGCTTTCAATGCCGCACCGGCCAAGCCCATGTCTGTAAGAACTATCGCATTCTCGGCGTCGATCTCGATGGATCGTTTGCCGACTATATCGTGCTGCCTGAGACTGTCCTCTGGAAGACGTCGCCGGACATTCCCCCGGAGTTGGCCTGCCTGCAAGAACCGTTGGGAAACGCCGTCGATGCGGCACTCGTCGAGGACTTGACCGGCCATACCGTCCTGATCACCGGCTGTGGCCCGACCGGCCTCTTCGCGGCCGCGGTCGCCCGTACGGCCGGAGCCGCCACCATTATCGTCACCGACGTCAGCGACTACCGCCTTGGATTGGCGAAACAGGTGGGGGTGGATCACATCCTGAACGCAGGAGCCGACAGCTCGGAAGCCATCGCCGCCGCCATTCAGGAAATCACCAACGGCGAAGGCGTCGATGCGTCATTGGAAATGTCCGGACACCCGACCGCGCTGCACCATGCCTTTCGATCCGTAAAAAACGGCGGCCGGGTCACCTTGTTCGGTATTCCCACCGGGCCCGTCACCTTTGACCTCGCCAACGAAGTCATCTTCAAAGGCATTCGCGTCCACGGCATCACCGGCCGCCGCCTCTTCAGCACCTGGTATCGCCTGGCTGGACTCTTCAAGGCCGGCCTCAACATCCGTCCTGTCCTGACCCACACCTTCCCCCTCAAAGACTTCGCCCAAGGATTTGAATTGATCAAATCCGGCCAATGCGGCAAAGTAGTCCTGTTTCCATAA
- a CDS encoding TRL-like family protein, which produces MKKVTVLFSLSLISAAYLSLTGCQIVASPMAGGIYNETKYGDVATTHNSATKEGKACGTSILGWVATGDASVSAAKAAGGITTVASVDHSAKNILGILGEWCTIVKGS; this is translated from the coding sequence ATGAAGAAGGTGACCGTCTTGTTTTCTCTGAGCCTGATCAGCGCGGCGTATCTCAGCCTCACGGGCTGTCAGATCGTGGCGTCTCCGATGGCGGGTGGAATCTACAACGAAACGAAGTACGGCGATGTGGCCACGACCCACAACAGCGCGACGAAGGAAGGCAAGGCCTGCGGTACGTCCATCCTCGGTTGGGTGGCAACCGGTGATGCCAGCGTCTCGGCGGCGAAAGCGGCCGGCGGAATCACCACGGTGGCGTCGGTCGATCACTCGGCGAAGAACATCCTCGGCATCCTTGGCGAATGGTGCACGATCGTTAAGGGCAGCTGA
- a CDS encoding outer membrane protein, whose amino-acid sequence MLLLRVVLCAGVVLGGSLGLLSNGQAQDGPAQESGVSSLRKTEAYIAPYLLGTFPVDKSLSLGGNGVGNTPFLGTNIQGSAGGGLKAGVYPGAMGGVIGLEGEVFGHGGKLKTPGGAFPSADANLLVINSMVNLLLRYPGDTIQPYVGAGAGVSYAQLRDLNLQTNFASLSGKGSDAAFAYQFLAGARAYMNKQLYLFGEYKYFGSAYDWKSESSSGGSGPTTSLTFRTHIVAAGFGITF is encoded by the coding sequence ATGCTGTTGTTGCGAGTGGTTCTTTGTGCCGGTGTGGTGCTTGGGGGGAGCCTCGGTCTGTTGTCGAATGGGCAGGCCCAGGATGGGCCTGCCCAGGAGTCCGGGGTGAGCAGTCTGAGAAAGACGGAGGCATATATCGCTCCATATCTGCTCGGTACGTTCCCGGTGGATAAGAGTTTGTCGCTTGGAGGCAACGGCGTTGGGAATACTCCGTTCTTAGGGACCAACATTCAAGGATCAGCCGGCGGGGGACTCAAAGCCGGTGTCTATCCCGGCGCGATGGGAGGCGTGATCGGATTGGAGGGCGAAGTGTTCGGACATGGCGGAAAGCTGAAGACTCCCGGAGGGGCTTTCCCGAGTGCTGACGCCAATCTGCTGGTGATCAATTCGATGGTCAATCTATTGCTGCGGTACCCCGGGGATACGATTCAACCATACGTGGGCGCCGGCGCGGGTGTGTCGTACGCGCAGCTCCGCGATCTCAACCTGCAGACGAATTTCGCTTCATTGTCGGGTAAGGGGAGTGATGCCGCCTTTGCCTACCAGTTTTTGGCCGGGGCGCGTGCCTACATGAATAAGCAACTCTACCTGTTTGGCGAGTATAAGTATTTTGGCTCCGCGTACGACTGGAAGAGCGAAAGCTCCTCCGGAGGATCGGGACCAACGACATCGCTGACTTTTCGGACGCATATTGTGGCGGCCGGTTTCGGGATCACATTCTGA
- a CDS encoding MlaA family lipoprotein: MVQRTGVSKTGFASAVSVVALLLMVGCAGGPGRPTVNTGSEERLVASEKQSNTRSESAERAALQVASPQVVLIANAAVPAEKKVPDLDPAEDPFYDPFAKGDEPPGGEEYDPWEPLNTKVFEFNRQVDRWVLKPVAQGYNKVVPNPVQIGISNLFYNMRFPSRLINNLAQGKLSGAGAEVGRFLLNSTFGLGGLVDVAKYMDITTPEEDTGQTLGYYGVKPGPYVVLPFLPPFTLRDLVGYVGDIALNPINWMVFPIIEVNGVPSLVAHHNRTTSSIAQIGGRVEEILNDRSLNLEKFQGVEEATLDLYTAVKNAYIQKRRNAIRE, encoded by the coding sequence ATGGTGCAGCGGACAGGCGTGAGCAAGACGGGGTTTGCGAGTGCGGTGTCTGTGGTGGCGCTGTTGTTGATGGTGGGATGTGCCGGTGGGCCTGGACGCCCGACCGTGAATACCGGTTCGGAAGAGCGGCTTGTGGCATCGGAGAAACAGTCGAACACCCGCTCCGAATCAGCTGAGCGTGCCGCGCTCCAGGTGGCATCACCACAAGTCGTGTTGATCGCCAACGCGGCCGTTCCGGCCGAGAAGAAGGTCCCGGATCTCGATCCGGCCGAAGATCCGTTCTACGATCCCTTTGCGAAAGGCGACGAGCCGCCGGGAGGGGAGGAGTACGATCCCTGGGAGCCGCTCAATACCAAGGTGTTCGAGTTTAATCGCCAAGTGGACCGGTGGGTGCTCAAGCCGGTCGCGCAGGGATATAACAAGGTGGTGCCGAATCCCGTGCAAATCGGCATCAGTAATCTGTTCTACAACATGCGGTTTCCGTCGCGATTGATCAACAACCTCGCCCAGGGCAAACTCTCGGGCGCCGGGGCGGAAGTCGGCCGGTTTTTGCTGAATAGCACGTTCGGGTTGGGCGGGTTGGTCGATGTGGCCAAGTACATGGACATCACCACGCCGGAGGAGGATACAGGGCAGACGCTGGGTTATTACGGGGTGAAGCCGGGACCCTACGTCGTGCTGCCGTTCCTGCCGCCGTTTACCCTGCGGGATCTCGTCGGGTATGTCGGCGACATTGCATTGAATCCGATCAACTGGATGGTGTTTCCCATCATTGAGGTAAACGGGGTGCCTTCACTGGTTGCGCACCATAACCGGACTACCTCCTCGATCGCGCAGATCGGCGGCCGTGTCGAAGAAATTCTCAATGATCGGTCCCTGAACTTGGAAAAGTTTCAAGGAGTGGAGGAAGCCACGCTGGATTTGTATACGGCTGTGAAGAACGCCTACATCCAGAAGCGGCGGAACGCGATTCGGGAGTGA
- a CDS encoding DUF4105 domain-containing protein: MQLLTLLLAACLWAISVQAEEPPSPYLSHLLQRAHDAHLADEREWHLLLHYRADLFGGYTSEQDEPGFFLSPKGKTNPQAELDATLTQFFSPELVGRSKQPAQCAFVARYAWLQDRLGFDPGQLPPMPCERFERWIEEFHARSITLVFPSAFMNNPASMFGHTLLRIDQEGQTPQTRILAYTINFAADVPKDEGLAYPVRGIFGGYRGYFSTIPYYLKVQEYRDMENRDIWEYRLNFGEPQIRRLLMHAWELGNASFDYFFFKENCSYHLLSLLEYADPSLHLTEQFGFWTIPADTVRLLAAQPSLVTDIAFRPSRVTLIRRKREHLSVSEHELVRRVVRDATAAQSEELRSLPLSRQAFVLDVASDYVRYRGERDEAEAASARVHNRQILTARSLLRIPSEDISIRPFATQPDVGHRTSRASLGGGWRNNDTFEEITVRAAYHDLLDPEPGYTPDAQIEVGSLSLRHYNRAEQTRIERATLLNVVSLSPIDGLFHAPSWKLNLGMQTITHRGCELCSNWSVNGGIGASAETHLLRREVFFAFAEVEGNYSRAYEERHRIGGGASAGFYVDLAERWRLLASAGYLRYALGEQSDDVRWSVGQRYTLAQNWALRLEYNHRDHDNDVLFTVQAFF; this comes from the coding sequence GTGCAACTCCTAACTCTCCTGTTGGCCGCCTGTCTCTGGGCAATCTCTGTCCAGGCGGAGGAGCCACCGTCGCCCTATCTTTCGCACCTGCTTCAGCGGGCTCACGACGCGCATCTGGCTGATGAGCGTGAGTGGCATTTGTTGCTTCACTATCGCGCGGATCTGTTCGGCGGCTATACGAGCGAACAAGACGAACCCGGATTTTTTCTTTCTCCCAAAGGCAAGACCAATCCTCAGGCCGAGCTCGACGCCACCCTGACTCAATTCTTTTCACCGGAGTTGGTCGGTCGATCGAAGCAGCCGGCTCAATGTGCCTTTGTGGCGCGGTATGCGTGGCTCCAAGATCGTCTTGGTTTTGATCCAGGCCAGCTTCCGCCCATGCCTTGCGAGCGCTTCGAACGATGGATTGAAGAGTTTCACGCTCGGTCTATTACGCTGGTGTTTCCATCGGCCTTCATGAATAACCCGGCGTCCATGTTCGGCCACACGCTGCTCCGGATCGATCAGGAAGGGCAGACGCCTCAGACGCGCATCCTCGCCTACACCATTAATTTCGCCGCCGATGTCCCGAAGGACGAAGGCCTGGCCTATCCCGTGCGGGGTATTTTCGGTGGGTATCGGGGGTATTTTTCGACCATTCCCTACTACCTCAAAGTGCAGGAGTACCGGGACATGGAGAATCGCGATATCTGGGAGTACCGACTGAACTTTGGCGAGCCGCAAATCCGACGATTGCTGATGCACGCATGGGAATTGGGGAACGCGTCCTTCGACTATTTCTTCTTCAAGGAAAATTGCTCGTATCACCTCTTGTCATTGCTGGAATATGCCGACCCCTCGTTGCACCTCACAGAGCAGTTCGGCTTTTGGACCATCCCCGCGGATACCGTGCGCCTGCTTGCCGCCCAACCGAGTTTGGTAACCGACATCGCGTTTCGCCCATCCCGTGTCACCCTCATTCGTCGGAAGCGGGAGCACTTGTCCGTGTCTGAACACGAACTGGTCAGGCGAGTCGTGCGCGATGCGACAGCCGCGCAGTCTGAGGAGCTGCGGAGCCTGCCCTTGTCGCGCCAGGCGTTTGTGTTAGATGTGGCATCGGACTATGTGCGCTACAGGGGTGAACGCGATGAAGCCGAGGCGGCATCGGCTCGCGTCCACAATCGACAGATTCTCACGGCGCGAAGCCTCCTACGTATTCCATCGGAAGACATCTCGATACGCCCCTTTGCCACCCAGCCGGACGTGGGGCACCGCACGTCGCGTGCGTCGCTGGGAGGAGGCTGGCGTAACAATGATACGTTCGAAGAGATCACGGTCCGTGCCGCCTATCATGATCTGCTCGATCCAGAGCCCGGGTACACGCCGGATGCGCAGATCGAAGTGGGTTCCCTCAGTCTGCGACACTACAACCGGGCCGAGCAGACGCGGATTGAGCGGGCGACTTTGCTGAACGTGGTGTCCCTTTCTCCAATCGACGGCCTGTTTCATGCGCCGTCGTGGAAATTGAATCTGGGCATGCAGACCATCACGCACCGAGGGTGTGAACTCTGCAGTAACTGGAGTGTCAATGGTGGAATCGGCGCGTCGGCTGAAACGCATCTGCTGCGGCGCGAAGTCTTCTTTGCGTTTGCCGAGGTAGAGGGGAATTACAGCCGGGCGTATGAGGAGCGGCATCGGATCGGAGGCGGTGCATCGGCAGGGTTCTACGTCGATCTTGCCGAGCGTTGGCGCCTGTTGGCCTCGGCTGGCTATCTTCGCTATGCGTTAGGAGAACAATCCGATGATGTCCGTTGGTCGGTCGGACAACGCTATACGCTGGCGCAGAACTGGGCCCTTCGTCTGGAATACAACCACCGTGATCACGACAATGACGTGCTGTTCACCGTGCAGGCGTTTTTCTAG
- a CDS encoding PEGA domain-containing protein — protein MAALTVVAMMTSGCATIVHLGSNEELSVSSEPPGATVVIDGTERGVTPLATKVERKKDHAVVLTKEGFEENQSRVESHISWWIAGNVILGGLVGILVDVMSGGGYTIEPDKVAVTLKPVEGGGSSPAPSLSSLTQSPPIP, from the coding sequence ATGGCAGCGTTGACAGTAGTGGCGATGATGACTTCCGGCTGCGCCACTATCGTTCATCTTGGTAGCAACGAAGAGCTCAGCGTGTCGTCAGAGCCGCCCGGCGCAACAGTGGTCATCGACGGGACTGAACGGGGCGTGACCCCACTAGCCACCAAGGTGGAGCGCAAGAAAGATCATGCCGTGGTCCTGACGAAGGAAGGCTTTGAGGAGAATCAATCACGGGTCGAGAGCCATATCTCCTGGTGGATCGCGGGTAACGTCATCCTCGGCGGCCTTGTCGGCATTCTTGTGGATGTGATGAGCGGCGGCGGGTATACGATCGAACCTGACAAGGTCGCTGTCACCCTGAAGCCGGTCGAGGGGGGTGGCAGCTCTCCGGCACCCTCACTCTCTAGCCTCACACAATCTCCCCCCATTCCGTAA
- a CDS encoding outer membrane protein has protein sequence MWVPILILVLIGSAWHPVSGRSAEFGEVDLAAYLLGSWPRDEPIFNQGSTVSGSIRQGFGAGLKIGLFPHATRRMLGIEIDSSAHGGALSFPNTANGQHHGTGRSNLLVLNTMFNLVLRYPGETVTPYIGIGGGWSHGTLLNPNIIGRNDRDFDSARAFGHQYLAGVQVMVSSRVFVFGEYRHFSANYHWDSLALDFRAHYGLFGAGLRF, from the coding sequence ATGTGGGTCCCCATCCTGATCCTCGTTCTGATCGGTTCTGCATGGCATCCCGTATCCGGCAGGAGCGCTGAATTCGGGGAGGTCGATTTAGCCGCCTATCTGTTGGGAAGCTGGCCGCGCGATGAGCCGATTTTTAATCAGGGCAGCACGGTGTCGGGTTCGATTCGGCAGGGGTTTGGCGCGGGCCTGAAAATCGGCCTGTTCCCCCACGCCACACGACGGATGCTCGGCATCGAGATCGATTCGTCCGCGCACGGCGGCGCGTTGTCGTTTCCCAATACTGCGAACGGACAGCACCATGGAACCGGGCGCTCGAATCTCCTGGTGCTGAATACCATGTTCAATCTCGTGCTCAGATATCCCGGCGAGACCGTGACTCCGTACATCGGCATCGGGGGCGGCTGGTCGCATGGAACGCTGCTCAATCCCAATATCATCGGCCGGAACGACAGAGATTTTGATTCTGCCCGTGCCTTCGGCCATCAGTATCTGGCCGGTGTGCAGGTCATGGTCAGTTCCAGGGTGTTCGTGTTCGGCGAATATCGCCATTTTTCAGCCAACTACCACTGGGACAGTCTCGCGCTGGACTTTCGTGCGCACTACGGGCTGTTCGGTGCGGGACTCCGCTTCTGA
- a CDS encoding DUF3015 domain-containing protein has translation MLRQVIVALGVVAVASQAGLVMAANPDTGPGCGLGKLAWADYKNQKNIAPQVMMATTNGTFGSGTFGISSGTSGCTNDGQVMADQKTTMFALLNFENLTQEMAQGKGEHLASLATLMGVPSEQHAAFFALTQERYTALVQDGETASVALVKTLNDAVSKSPVLAQVVSR, from the coding sequence ATGCTGAGACAAGTCATCGTTGCGTTGGGTGTGGTCGCTGTTGCGTCACAGGCCGGCTTGGTCATGGCGGCCAATCCTGATACCGGTCCGGGGTGCGGTCTGGGAAAGTTGGCCTGGGCGGATTATAAGAACCAGAAGAACATTGCGCCGCAGGTCATGATGGCCACGACGAACGGCACGTTTGGCAGCGGGACGTTCGGTATCAGTTCCGGCACGTCAGGCTGTACGAATGATGGTCAAGTCATGGCGGATCAAAAGACCACGATGTTCGCGCTGTTGAACTTCGAGAACCTGACGCAGGAAATGGCGCAGGGGAAAGGTGAACACTTGGCGTCCCTGGCGACCCTGATGGGCGTACCGAGCGAGCAGCATGCAGCCTTCTTCGCCTTGACCCAGGAGCGGTACACCGCGCTGGTGCAGGACGGTGAGACCGCATCCGTCGCGCTGGTGAAGACGTTGAATGACGCGGTCTCCAAGAGCCCCGTCCTCGCCCAAGTCGTCAGCCGCTAA
- a CDS encoding glycine C-acetyltransferase, producing MAYTSLKRAAEQQLADIRSAGLYKTERQILSPQSTEIRVAQGEVINLCANNYLGLANHPAVKQAAEDGLREFGYGMASVRFICGTQHLHKQLEQAISTFFGTDDSILYSSCFDANGGLFETLLDERDTIISDALNHASLIDGIRLCKAARLRYAHADMAELEARLAESAGSRVRMIVTDGVFSMDGDLAKLDRIVDLADRYEAALVVDDSHATGVLGKGGRGTPDHFGVAGRIDLITSTLGKALGGAAGGFTTGRKELIELLRQRSRPYLFSNSLPPVIAAAALKALTLVEQGEHLRATLMEQAQWLRSRLTALGFTLVPGHHPIIPVMLGDATVAANMADRLLQEGIYVVGFSYPVVPRGQARIRLQLSAAHTRAQLERAVGAFSTVGRELNVIR from the coding sequence ATGGCGTACACATCCCTCAAGCGAGCGGCGGAACAGCAATTGGCGGACATCCGCTCGGCAGGCCTCTACAAAACCGAACGGCAGATTTTAAGCCCGCAGAGCACCGAGATTCGTGTGGCGCAAGGCGAGGTCATCAATCTCTGCGCCAACAACTATCTCGGCCTGGCCAATCATCCGGCGGTCAAACAGGCGGCCGAGGACGGCCTCAGGGAATTCGGCTACGGAATGGCCTCTGTGCGTTTTATCTGCGGAACGCAGCACCTACACAAGCAGCTGGAGCAGGCCATCAGCACGTTTTTCGGCACCGACGACAGCATCCTCTACAGTTCCTGTTTCGATGCCAATGGGGGACTGTTCGAAACGCTGCTCGATGAGCGGGACACCATCATCAGTGACGCCTTGAACCACGCCAGCCTGATCGACGGCATTCGTCTCTGCAAGGCCGCCCGCCTGCGGTATGCCCACGCCGACATGGCGGAACTCGAAGCGCGATTGGCTGAATCGGCAGGGAGCCGCGTGCGGATGATCGTGACGGACGGGGTGTTTTCGATGGATGGCGATCTGGCCAAACTGGACCGCATCGTGGACCTGGCCGATCGCTACGAGGCCGCGTTGGTCGTGGATGATAGTCATGCCACCGGCGTGCTGGGCAAGGGTGGGCGCGGGACTCCCGATCATTTCGGTGTGGCCGGACGAATCGACCTCATCACCAGCACATTGGGCAAGGCACTTGGGGGCGCAGCCGGCGGTTTTACCACCGGCCGCAAGGAACTCATCGAATTGTTGCGGCAACGCTCACGACCATACCTCTTTTCAAACAGCCTGCCGCCGGTGATCGCCGCAGCGGCACTGAAGGCCCTGACCTTGGTCGAGCAGGGCGAGCACTTGCGCGCCACCCTGATGGAACAGGCCCAGTGGCTCCGGAGTCGGCTCACGGCTCTCGGCTTCACCCTTGTGCCCGGCCACCACCCGATCATTCCGGTCATGTTGGGGGATGCGACGGTGGCCGCGAACATGGCCGACCGTCTGCTGCAGGAAGGCATCTATGTGGTGGGGTTTAGTTATCCGGTCGTGCCCAGAGGACAGGCGCGGATTCGCCTGCAACTCTCGGCGGCCCATACCCGCGCACAACTCGAGCGAGCCGTTGGCGCCTTTTCCACCGTCGGCCGCGAGCTCAACGTGATTCGTTAG